The DNA window CTGTGCGAGGTCGTGCGCGCCATCGACGGCCCGGTGGCGCCCCTGTCGTGCATCAGCCTGAACTGGCACGAGTCCTGCCCGGAGGAGGACCGCTGCCACGCCCGCGCCACCGTCTACACCCGCATGCGCGACGCCATGCTGGGCGTGCTGCAGGAATTCAGCGTGGCCGATCTGGTGGCCGACGCACGTCAGGGCGTGAGCTACGGGCACTGCCTGGGCCATCTGCTCAAGCCAAACGCCTGACAGTTTGCGGCAGCGGATTTCGGCAACAATTTACTTCAGGTACGGCGTGAAACGGCCCAGCGTCGCGGCGTCCGGGCTGGTGGACGAACGCACCACCTGGTTGCCGCCGAAGACCAGCAACAGGCGGCCCGCCGCGTCCGCCGAGGCGTTCAGGGTGCCCTGACGGGCGGTGTACGGTCCGGTCAGGACCGCCTGCATGGTGTTCAGATCGAAGACCAGCGCCGCGCCGCTCAGGGCGGGGGCCTCGGCCTTCACGCCGCCCAGGGCCGTTACGAAAGCGCTGCGCACGTTCAGGACCACGCGCGGGGCGCTGAGGTTCTTGAACCGGGCGTCGTTGTAGGTCACGTTGCCCGTCGCGGTCACGGTGGATGACTTCAGATCGTAGACGACCTGTGCGGCGCGCAGCGTGCCGCCCTGCTTGGTGGTCAGGACGGCGTTCTGGGCGGTCAGGGTCTGGCCGGGGTTCAGGATCATGGCTCCGGCCACCAGTTTCAGGCCGCCCTTGGTGTCGGTGGCGGTGCCGCCCTGCGGCAGTTCGGTGACGCCCGTTTCCAGATTCAGGTTCTGCGGCCCGCGCGGCGTGACGTTCAGGCCGCCGAAAGTGACGGCCTGCCCGCCCGAGAACGGACTGAGGGTCAGCAGGCCCAGCGTTGCGGCGGCCAGAAAGGAGGAGGGGAATTTCATCCTCTCACCGTACCTGCCTGCGCCTGAGCGGCGTGAGGGAGCCGGTCAGACCTGATTCAGAAGGGCGCTTTCCCCACCTGCCGCCGTCTCATGGCCCCTCCACCGTCGATCAGGAAGGGCGCGTTAGACTCCGGGGCAGTGACCGCTTCATCTCTCCTGTCTGTTCCGTCCCGCGTGCGCCGGGGCGTTGCGCCTTCCTTGCGTCCTCTGCTTCACCTCGTGGCCCTGCTGTGGACGCTGGTGACCCTGTCCTTCGCTGCCGCCGCCCCGCGCGTGGGCGCACACGACGGCTTCACGCGGCTGGTGTTCGATCTGCCGGGCAACGCCACCTCCAAAGTCAGCGCGGCGGGCCGCAGCGTGACTGTCAAGCTGAATGTCAGCCTCAAGGCCGAGCAGGGCCCCCTGAAGGCCGAGGGGGTCACCGCCTACGCCGTGTCGGGCGG is part of the Deinococcus radiopugnans ATCC 19172 genome and encodes:
- a CDS encoding Rrf2 family transcriptional regulator, whose product is MRLSATDVYAFQALGFLGTQDAARWVSSEEISEATGVHRPYLVRILAALGNKGVVKSKKGIGGGYALSRKPGLISLCEVVRAIDGPVAPLSCISLNWHESCPEEDRCHARATVYTRMRDAMLGVLQEFSVADLVADARQGVSYGHCLGHLLKPNA